The Oenanthe melanoleuca isolate GR-GAL-2019-014 chromosome 1A, OMel1.0, whole genome shotgun sequence genome contains a region encoding:
- the LOC130248314 gene encoding inositol 1,4,5-trisphosphate receptor-interacting protein-like 1 produces MDTWVLWFLLLQSVLQYPQPVGDGLDEVTRLRMEAWAKLQEEEKIRLEREMEQLALKQGVWDWGDLLCSALWLWQHWAVAGLLLLLLALWYMWRKRSLRREEHEEEIDGANEEEGRYVEGIEEAAGNGEVEVGNEDGEEDGVNDVNGEENRNDDRNAMEVAAQAQVHVANEVDERVLADRIERLLMERIQWPVQDLLGGCQWTTDLMDNFASYFRRVLSDSFYPVLQGAIGVGSAFEGWSPHEEDVVYQVLVPMTPPRGHSFHLELDTAGQRRVRNFRVRVQQECTCGRAQRGKDMLCFLHQPEEELRTKQDPSLVDTLCTDSYLDVHKTARWFYQLVRAVWPALLQSHSWHLVLLPCRRSCQFQVTNGRESFRIEMLFGVRQGDSDVFVSSEPREAYTSSTVWPESYAVAEMKFFKYIARRAPYDSLHLKCLQFFTRLQLGLGFSTYTIKTIVMHLLSVVPVSQWRRRHFVRRVLDISESLRTCVQMRRLNHFIVGNRRLPEGISLPPDVEMAESWNLFYDLEMDPIAHSQAMSQYMDLHWWLKRIIDNEE; encoded by the coding sequence ATGGATACCTGGGTCTTGTGGTTCTTGCTCTTGCAAAGTGTACTCCAGTACCCACAGCCTGTGGGTGATGGATTGGACGAGGTGACCCGTCTGCGAATGGAGGCGTGGGCCAAGCtccaggaagaggagaagatTCGTCTGGAGCgggagatggagcagctggCCCTGAAGCAGGGTGTGTGGGACTGGGGagacctgctctgctctgccttgtggctctggcagcactgggctgttgctgggctcctgctgcttctcttggcCTTGTGGTACATGTGGAGGAAAAGGAGcctgaggagagaggagcatGAGGAAGAAATCGATGGTGCAAATGAAGAGGAGGGCAGATATGTGGAGGGAATCgaagaagctgctggaaatggAGAAGTGGAAGTGGGAAATGAAGACGGAGAAGAAGATGGAGTCAATGATGTGAAtggggaggaaaacagaaatgatgATCGCAATGCGATGGAAGTTGCTGCACAAGCCCAAGTCCATGTTGCAAATGAGGTCGACGAGCGTGTTCTTGCAGATAGAATTGAAAGACTGTTAATGGAGCGCATCCAGTGGCCAGTGCAGGACCTGCTGGGAGGATGCCAGTGGACGACTGACCTCATGGACAATTTTGCAAGTTACTTTCGGCGCGTCTTGTCTGACTCCTTCTACCCAGTCCTGCAGGGAGCCATTGGGGTGGGCAGTGCCTTTGAAGGTTGGAGTCCCCATGAGGAGGATGTTGTGTACCAGGTGCTGGTACCCATGACTCCTCCCCGAGGGCACAGcttccacctggagctggacactgcagggcagaggcGCGTCAGGAACTTCCGCGTGCGTGTGCAGCAGGAGTGCACCTGCGGCAGGGCACAGCGGGGTAAGGAcatgctgtgcttcctgcaccagcccgaggaggagctgaggacGAAGCAGGATCCCAGCCTCGTTGACACGCTGTGCACCGACTCCTACCTGGACGTGCACAAAACTGCCCGCTGGTTCTACCAGCTGGTGAGAGCAGTCTGGCCGGCTTTGCTTCAGTCCCACAGTTGGCAtttagtgctgctgccctgcagacgCTCCTGCCAATTCCAGGTGACCAACGGCAGGGAAAGCTTCCGCATCGAGATGCTCTTTGGGGTGAGACAAGGCGACTCGGACGTGTTTGTGAGCAGCGAGCCTCGAGAAGCCTATACCTCAAGCACAGTGTGGCCGGAGAGCTACGCCGTGGCAGAGATGAAGTTCTTCAAGTACATCGCCAGGCGGGCCCCCTATGACAGCTTGCACCTCAAATGCCTGCAGTTCTTCACCCGTCTGCAGCTGGGCTTGGGCTTTTCCACCTACACCATCAAGACTATTGTCATGCACCTCCTGAGCGTGGTACCCGTGTCACAGTGGCGCAGGAGACATTTTGTGAGGCGAGTGCTGGACATCAGCGAGAGCCTTCGCACATGTGTGCAAATGAGACGCCTCAACCACTTCATTGTGGGCAACCGGAGGCTTCCTGAGGGGATCAGTTTGCCCCCAGATGTTGAAATGGCCGAGTCATGGAATCTCTTCTATGACCTGGAGATGGATCCCATTGCCCACTCCCAGGCCATGAGTCAGTACATGGATCTGCACTGGTGGCTCAAACGGATCATTGACAATGAAGAGTGA